The following coding sequences are from one Roseburia hominis A2-183 window:
- a CDS encoding CotH kinase family protein produces MKFKISTYIKELFLFLLLVAATLLVLIATHKASHTRTIVINEVCSNDFSLVENSAGKYADYIELYNAGDTTISLLNWTLHTGKKDSGTYTFGDIRLLPQARVLLIHRDDAASDTDTSSITVSPKDSFSLEIPCSVAKDGDTLYLRNSSDKTTDYVTVPALTYNTVYARETDGADTWKILTGTPCTDNASASAPFWADRDDAPAEPAYPLTDLSLPAEAADAAVLSISIPEDSLYGDDGIFLSENRTLSGRTAERECQVDYFSPDRSNESSFYSGLRVSKRSNNLQCLDFNLYARNIYGSDTFSTDFFGNGIEHDRLLLLHGADKQYLLYTLLAQQNIQTVSFLPCSVFLNGTFYGNYYLAEPVDENYLKSSYGVSGKNLTILTENQLTYGSSYGLLEYRALIADATANGLTDPAAYENFCEKIDIDSLINYYVLHILLNDNDFSPYDSCLVWRSETVDPGNTFSDGKWHYEITGLSRALFTQNSNTLTNTFSHVQDTDPLFEVLLQNPDFRDRFSEYFTDLAENRLNEAAAEALLAGTTYPEEDTDNLEGEFSQFFRDRSVFILSYLEDLLTEEGLSD; encoded by the coding sequence ATGAAATTCAAGATTTCTACCTATATAAAAGAACTTTTTCTGTTTCTGTTGCTCGTTGCTGCAACTCTGCTTGTCCTGATCGCAACACACAAGGCATCACATACCCGTACGATCGTGATCAACGAAGTGTGCAGCAACGATTTTTCTCTGGTGGAAAATTCTGCCGGGAAATATGCTGATTATATTGAACTCTATAATGCAGGCGATACAACCATTTCTCTTTTAAACTGGACCCTGCATACCGGAAAAAAAGATTCAGGAACGTACACCTTTGGAGATATCCGTCTGTTACCACAGGCTCGTGTGCTGCTGATCCATAGGGATGATGCCGCATCCGACACAGACACTTCCAGTATTACCGTCTCCCCGAAGGATTCCTTTTCTCTGGAAATCCCATGCTCTGTCGCCAAAGATGGAGACACGCTCTATCTGCGCAATTCCTCCGATAAAACAACCGACTACGTGACTGTTCCTGCTCTCACCTACAACACCGTGTATGCCAGAGAGACGGACGGCGCGGACACCTGGAAAATTCTTACCGGCACTCCCTGTACGGACAACGCATCTGCCTCTGCTCCTTTCTGGGCGGACAGGGATGACGCGCCCGCAGAGCCCGCTTATCCGTTAACCGATCTGTCACTCCCTGCGGAAGCCGCCGATGCTGCCGTTTTATCAATCTCCATCCCGGAGGACTCTCTCTATGGCGATGACGGTATTTTTCTCAGTGAAAACAGAACTCTCTCCGGCCGCACAGCGGAACGGGAATGCCAGGTCGATTATTTCTCCCCGGATCGTTCCAATGAGAGTTCGTTTTACAGCGGACTGCGTGTGAGTAAGCGGTCAAATAATCTGCAGTGTCTGGATTTTAATCTTTATGCACGGAATATCTATGGATCGGATACGTTTTCCACAGATTTTTTCGGTAATGGTATAGAACATGACAGACTGCTCCTTCTACACGGAGCAGATAAACAGTATCTGCTCTATACGCTTCTGGCACAGCAGAATATACAGACTGTCTCCTTCCTCCCATGCAGTGTTTTCCTGAATGGCACATTTTACGGGAACTATTATCTGGCAGAACCTGTCGATGAAAACTATCTCAAGTCTTCCTATGGTGTCTCCGGGAAGAATCTGACCATACTTACCGAAAACCAGCTGACATACGGTTCTTCCTATGGACTGTTGGAATACCGCGCACTCATCGCAGATGCCACAGCCAACGGTCTGACCGATCCTGCTGCCTATGAAAATTTCTGTGAAAAGATCGATATTGACAGCCTGATCAACTACTATGTGCTGCACATTCTTCTGAATGACAATGATTTTTCACCTTATGACTCCTGCCTTGTCTGGCGGAGTGAAACAGTTGATCCGGGAAATACCTTTTCCGATGGAAAATGGCATTATGAGATCACCGGACTGTCCCGGGCTCTCTTTACCCAAAACAGCAATACTCTGACCAATACATTTTCCCACGTGCAGGATACTGATCCGCTGTTTGAAGTACTCCTTCAGAACCCCGATTTCCGTGACCGGTTTTCGGAATACTTCACAGATCTTGCTGAAAACCGGCTGAACGAGGCTGCGGCAGAGGCACTCCTTGCCGGCACCACTTACCCGGAAGAGGATACAGACAATCTGGAAGGCGAATTTTCGCAGTTCTTCCGCGACCGCTCCGTATTTATTTTAAGCTACCTGGAAGATCTCCTCACAGAAGAGGGACTTTCCGATTAG
- a CDS encoding DUF4956 domain-containing protein has protein sequence MSTKDIIKNSVLENFTADISLARVCISLGLAVVLSLYIFYIYRMTTKSSFYSKEFNKSIALMSVITAAIVLAMQSNLVISLGMVGALSIVRFRNAIKSSMDLVFLFWSISIGIICGAGLYEIAFVASLILTVLLFLLDLVPTPKAALLLIVNSSDVNTFSEIENLVKSHTKSFDVKSKSLTKDGLDLVIEFKCKENEDATLLATLHELSHVTHVSILSHDGERRF, from the coding sequence ATGAGCACCAAAGATATCATCAAGAATTCTGTTCTTGAAAATTTTACCGCTGACATTTCCCTGGCAAGGGTATGTATTTCCCTGGGACTTGCCGTTGTACTGTCCCTTTACATCTTTTATATCTACCGGATGACAACGAAGTCCAGCTTCTATTCCAAAGAATTTAACAAATCCATCGCCCTGATGTCCGTTATCACTGCTGCCATCGTGCTTGCCATGCAGTCGAACCTGGTCATCTCACTTGGTATGGTCGGTGCACTTTCAATCGTCCGTTTCCGGAATGCCATCAAAAGCTCTATGGATCTTGTCTTTTTATTCTGGTCCATCAGTATTGGTATCATCTGTGGCGCCGGACTCTATGAGATCGCATTTGTGGCTTCCCTGATCCTGACTGTTCTCTTATTCCTGCTCGACCTGGTTCCGACACCGAAGGCAGCGTTACTTCTAATCGTCAACAGTTCCGATGTCAACACTTTTTCCGAAATTGAAAATCTCGTGAAGTCCCACACCAAATCTTTTGATGTAAAATCCAAAAGTCTCACGAAAGACGGTTTGGATCTTGTGATCGAATTTAAGTGTAAAGAAAATGAAGATGCCACGCTCCTTGCCACACTTCATGAACTTTCCCATGTTACACATGTTTCTATCCTGTCCCATGACGGAGAACGCCGTTTTTAA
- a CDS encoding polyphosphate polymerase domain-containing protein, with product MEYREERKYFCSDYQLEILKHRLKAILPYDVHQKDSSYTISSLYFDTADNQCYYENSAGVDDRKKYRIRIYDHSDSNIRFEIKEKLRGKTKKSTVPITRSQCEDLIAGHFLPADNDSSVLSQIYLKEHLQFLHPAVIVEYERTAFTYPIGNVRITFDRNISAIADPSGFFSAQNARIPVLPTHEHVLEVKYDELLPDHIAQLLELDTLTQTACSKYFLCRQACDITNQL from the coding sequence ATGGAATACCGTGAGGAGAGAAAATATTTCTGTTCCGACTATCAGTTGGAGATCTTAAAACACCGGCTTAAAGCCATCCTTCCCTATGATGTCCATCAGAAGGATTCATCCTATACGATCAGTAGTCTCTATTTTGATACCGCAGACAATCAGTGCTATTACGAAAATTCTGCCGGCGTGGATGACAGGAAAAAATATCGTATCCGTATTTACGATCATTCTGATTCAAATATCCGGTTTGAGATCAAAGAAAAATTGCGTGGAAAAACGAAAAAATCTACAGTCCCGATCACCCGCAGTCAGTGCGAGGATCTGATTGCCGGGCACTTTCTACCTGCAGATAATGATTCTTCCGTTCTCAGTCAGATTTACTTAAAAGAGCACCTGCAGTTTCTGCACCCTGCCGTCATCGTCGAATACGAGCGTACTGCGTTTACTTATCCGATCGGAAATGTACGTATTACATTCGACCGGAATATTTCCGCAATCGCAGATCCATCGGGTTTCTTTTCGGCACAAAATGCCCGCATCCCTGTCCTGCCCACACATGAGCATGTTTTAGAAGTAAAATACGATGAACTGCTGCCGGATCACATTGCCCAGCTGTTAGAGCTTGACACGTTGACCCAGACCGCCTGCTCCAAATATTTTCTCTGCAGACAGGCGTGTGATATTACCAACCAATTATAA
- the tyrS gene encoding tyrosine--tRNA ligase, giving the protein MTLYDELVARGLIAQVTDEEEIKELINNGKATFYIGFDPTADSLHVGHFMALCLMKRLQQAGNKPIALIGGGTAMIGDPSGRTDMRQMMTPETIQHNCDCFKKQMSRFIDFSDGKALMVNNADWLMDLNYIDVLREVGAHFSVNRMLTAECYKQRMEKGLSFLEFNYMIMQSYDFYTLFQKYGCNMEFGGDDQWSNMLGGTELIRRKLGKDAYAMTINLLLNSEGKKMGKTQSGAVWLDPEKTSPFDFFQYWRNVADSDVLKCIRMLTFLPLEEIDAMESWEGAQLNQAKEILAFELTKLVHGEEEAAKAREASHALFAGGRDSAHMPTVELSAADFAEGDLDILALLVKTELAPSRSDARRAVEQGGVSVADAKVTDIKTTYSADSFGADGLVVKRGKKKFVKIIVK; this is encoded by the coding sequence AACGGAAAAGCAACCTTCTACATTGGGTTTGACCCGACTGCAGACAGTCTGCATGTCGGACATTTCATGGCGCTCTGCTTAATGAAGCGCCTCCAGCAGGCAGGCAACAAGCCGATCGCCTTAATCGGCGGCGGTACTGCCATGATCGGTGATCCGTCCGGCCGTACCGACATGCGCCAGATGATGACACCGGAGACCATCCAGCACAACTGCGACTGCTTCAAGAAGCAGATGAGCCGCTTTATTGATTTTTCCGACGGCAAAGCGCTCATGGTCAACAACGCGGACTGGCTGATGGACTTAAATTACATTGATGTTCTGCGCGAGGTCGGCGCTCATTTCTCCGTAAACCGCATGCTGACCGCTGAGTGCTACAAGCAGCGTATGGAAAAGGGCTTAAGCTTCCTTGAGTTCAACTACATGATTATGCAGAGCTACGATTTCTACACCTTATTCCAGAAATACGGCTGCAACATGGAGTTCGGCGGCGACGACCAGTGGAGCAACATGCTCGGCGGTACGGAGCTGATCCGCCGTAAGCTCGGAAAAGACGCTTACGCCATGACGATCAACCTGCTCCTTAATTCCGAAGGCAAAAAGATGGGTAAGACGCAGTCCGGCGCTGTATGGCTTGATCCGGAGAAGACCTCCCCATTCGATTTCTTCCAGTACTGGAGAAACGTGGCTGACTCCGATGTCTTAAAGTGCATCCGTATGCTGACCTTCCTTCCGCTCGAGGAGATCGACGCAATGGAGAGCTGGGAAGGCGCACAGTTAAACCAGGCAAAAGAAATCTTAGCTTTCGAGCTGACCAAGCTGGTACACGGCGAGGAGGAAGCTGCCAAGGCACGCGAGGCATCCCATGCACTCTTTGCAGGCGGCAGAGATTCCGCACACATGCCGACCGTAGAGCTTTCGGCTGCTGATTTTGCAGAGGGCGATCTCGACATCCTTGCACTTCTCGTGAAGACAGAGCTTGCTCCATCCCGCTCCGATGCAAGACGTGCCGTTGAGCAGGGCGGCGTGAGCGTTGCAGATGCAAAGGTCACCGATATCAAGACCACCTACAGCGCTGATTCCTTCGGTGCTGACGGTCTTGTCGTAAAACGCGGCAAGAAGAAATTCGTCAAAATCATTGTAAAATAA